The sequence CACGATGGTAAAAAGGACTTTTGTGTATTACAAGCAGTGTACGTATACAGAACATGTGCTTGGCTCCCAACACAAAGAAATCTGTTGTAGTACGGAGCAGTGCGAAGGAAGAACTATTtatgtttacaaacatcacctGGAGCTTTTAATGATGCTGATTGCCGGTATATTCTGAGATGCTGTTGATAGATATTTATATATGTACAACAATATCGTCTCTGGGTGCATCAAGTTTTTATGTTTATGAATCACATGCAATCAGTATGATACATACATATGGTCCTTAAGCGACTATGAATTGAAAAATtagtaaattaaattaaatttatacaCTATATTCATCCATTACGGAAAAAAGGTATAagatctctcaaaatttctttcTGTTTCAATTTCTTTAATTGAAAtctcaatagtttttcaaatatttcaataaaaacatgataccttcaaaaaatatatggtatgtatgaaaaaatacgtacataggggtcgtacacatattacgtaagcatttttttgagttttttgatCCCCCTCTCCcccgtaagatttttttcatgcaaattattttttatttatatggtgcgtaagaaaatgacaaaccCCCGTaaccccataagtgcttacgtaatatgtgtacggccccataaCGTATGTGAAAAATGGTGGAGGTCTTCAAAGACTATTTTGGTGGGTGGCGCATACTATCCAGCATCGTTCGTTTTGGATAGAAAAACAACATCGTTTTCTTGCAATATTTATGGTTGCAATATGTTCATGATAACATTTCTTGACCATATAATGGCTGATATGTTAGCTAATTGGTTAATGGTAAACACTTCGAAAGTTCATTTTTTAGGTAAAATTAAGAGCACTTAAGAAGTTTGCTTTAGGGTCGTTTATTAAGCATATttcccattggcgtaactacctccgatgcctagagggggctatagcccctttatattttttctcgaaattgacccacttttcaaaaattctcgaacattttaacaCCTCATCAAATTATCAGCGGTGATgtgacaaatgcagtccaaccacctaaggcaattgcggatcaatcacactcattcatattattctcttttctcaagcacgtgcacgTGTACACGTGTGATCACAACTCACAGTTTATGTTTAATTGCGCTCGACTAGCGTCGggcagtggatatatttgcatacttcataaatattctatctatctcaaatgaaaaaaaaatagtgcaactttccatggattccgccgagaatcttccaagaattctgatgagaatcctttagtgatcctgactggaatgttccCGGGACTTCGATGGGAATCTCTAGATATTTCGACAGGGATCCCTCAAGAATACCGATGGGAGCCTCTAGGGATCACGGAGGgaatccaccaggaatttcgacgggaatatttctggaatttgaaggggaatattccagggatttcgtcgaaaaccctccaggaatttcaatatgatggttccaggtatttcacgagcaatgttccagggatgaagacacatatcgtcgaaggattccgaagcaatccgtcgaaggacttcgaagcaaatcgtcgagcgactccgaattaatccttcagttatttcgaaaagaatcctccagcgatcccgaagggaatcccccAAGGATGTTGAAGAAAATCtttgagggattccgatgcaaatcatcaaaggatttcgaagcaaatcgtcgaatggttccaaaaaaaattcgttaagggactctgaacaaaatctatgagaaattctTAAGCAatccgtcgatgtattccgaaacgaaacgtcgaatgattctgaagcaattcttcgcgGGATTTCGAAGCTAATCGTCAGCCGGATTCCTTATCGTCTAGAGATCCCAGCGCAGATAatttgcaaaacgtcgagagacttcgaattaaatcttcaaaggattacgaagcaaatcgccgaaggattctgatttgtcaaggaattcctaaatcaatcttaaaacgaatctggagatattccggagcaaatcaacgagagattctaaagcaaatcctccatggattttaaagggtatttttcacagattcccaagggtattgtttaacaatactggaaagaatccagtaggatttcttctggattacgattggaatacttcgatgaatccgaaaagaattctttagagattgaagtgagaattcttctcggattctgatgagaatccttctcggatgctgatgggaatctttctcagaattcagaaacaggctaatttttcttccactcaagtatgatagagtgaatatgagagataactcttttgtcttcagactttttcggtaattcattatgctatatgttgaaaactgatatcactgcaaactaacttatcaaatcctaggaggggctaatttttttctagggagggctaagcccccccttatttacgccaatgataTTTCCCCTTTTTGATTTAATACTCTTTTTTTAGGCAAGTAAAGAATTCGAAACTTTGAGAACTCTTGAGTGTTGAGTAGGGACCATAACGTAGGATTATTATATGCTAGGGTAAAACGatctattatggaggggttaagcaccgtgtcaaaacaaaattgatgtcaaaaactcttcaaaaattacctgttggtcgatttccacatcatagtagttgaataggatgctcgttaactatagtttcgtaaatattacgtcaatgaattattggcagtggctggttTTCTACGCGCCGCTACCACACCCAGGCGCTATAGTGTATGCGTAAAATAGCCTGCAGGAGTTATCCGCCAGTAATTTGTaaggcgaaagacatctaatgcgggttttctcaaaattaggaacttttcatgaaaaactatttggtaccggttatgtagaaaggtgtccgctactacgcctaccaaatattttttcgatgaaggtgcttaattctgagaaatcgaaccttagatgcctttcgccatactgatttcagaaagctaactcctagtgtgccgctgtaagcacgctcaaagcaggcgattcattgtgctgaacttattttgttttgtttttatcacaataaaaataaactaccgcaataataggacgcacttgcctatcgttgcgatattatttgaaggtcagtcctattgttgcggtattgcatgtaattctaatagagagcgataccgcaacaataggaccttagcactaccgcaataatgattcaaatttttaacgaaaaatgctgatttttcatcattttcagcGGAATttcgtcaaacaaaagctgttctagtcgttaatccgaagagtttcagcatacccacaattgttttaatgctattatatccagaatggactactttaacactaccgcaacattaggacataccacaacgataggacgttttaccctaatcCCTCCATAGCGTCCGTTATGTAAACACTAATCAACCAAATCTTCGCAAACGATAAATTAAAACGAACAAcctaattcttcttcttcttcttattggcattacatcccccactgggacattgacgCCTCGCCGCTAAGTATTCATTAGCAATCTACTTATTAGGCAATAAATTGAGTGTGAACTACAATTTTGCACCGtttagcaaaaataaaaatcaaatcgcTTACTATGCAggcatatttattattttatgaaaTTAACGCCAATTCACTTTTGATAACAACACAGAAAATCTTGCGATGAATCAAATAGATGAGTCCAAGTATAGGGGTacctggggtaatatgcaccagTTAAGgaaacatacaaaaaaaatgccttTAAAATATCCATGTCTAACCGCAATATACGAATATTGTACTAATATGTCTAATTATTGTTATCCCACACGAAAATCATccgaattactatatgaaatcattaaaatttcaaatattaaaagGCACTCAGATCAAGTTGTTTCACCTTTGCCCGGGGCAAAAAGCACCACATCTGGGGTAAAATGCACCATAATACAGATGTATAATGCACTACAATAATGGGGCAACATGCACTCTTTGAATGAGGCAAAATGCACCATAATAATGGGGAAAGATGCACTATCATGTGATTGAAGGAATAAAATCAAATTGCTGTTTGGcggtattttttgtttttattatgtgATGAACAGTAAAtcttataaaaaaatagtaaaaaatgaaacaaaatcaaAGAATAATTAGAGAAGTTATGCATATTAACAGAATTCAATTCattacaatcaaaataatgttcaaaCTAAATTAACTAGCAACTGGTACATTTCTCCAAATTTGTGGCACACTTTACATGATACCATTGCTGGCAAACGGTGCACTTGGACCATCCATTTCCATTCCCTGACGAAGTCAATGTGTCTCCACAAGTGAAGCAAAGTACATCATCCAAATCATTCGTAGGCAAGGCCTTCAATTTGCTGCTTGTGCGTTTACGTGCTGATTTTCTTATATTTGAAATGTCCTTAAAAGCGCTTGATTTTATCAGTTTCTCACGATGCCGTGAAAATGTTAATTCGGCGGAATGTTCTTTTGTCAAAGATGCCCTCTTCCGATTAGATTTCACCGGCTCTGTTGTCCTTTTAGCCACTAAGCTgggtgaaatcatgaagtttttcgattttgacgCTTTATTTGACAGCTTTTCCAGGTTGCAGTCCCAGCGTCTCTTGTTCAGTTTACCTTCAGCAGCTGGAGCTACACTGAGTGATTGGGAGTAAGTTTTATCGTTGATGACCTTTTTTTGTTCTTTGTTTTCTTTACTTGTTTAGTAGGCAGAATATTCTCACGATCTGCTGCTTGAGATCGATCATTGCCCACATCGTCATCAATTTGACCAACAATCGGCTCAGCACACTCATTTGGGGTGGAATCAGCAAAAGAATTATGCCGGCCAGTATCAAACAAATCGATTGACACCTGCACAGTCTCGGCCAGCGTATACTCAAGGTTCAAAATCGGTCCAATGATAATATCCCCGTTTTTCTTAATTATGTAATATTTATCCTCATCAATGTGATCAATAGTTACGGTACTTACTACGTCACTAGACCCGGCTGCGTTACCTTCACCATTGGCCAGGACAACATTGTTTATTGCCGGCCCTTGCGATGAGGTTTCCGTTAGTGGCAAACTAGCATTCTTGGATGATTGCAAGAAATCAGCCGCGGCGAAATCAGCGTCAGTAAAAACGGATCGGTTAAACGGATGGATTCCAGTGGCACGAAAACCATTCTGAGCAACTTGTACGCTTGCTGACTTTACAAACGCTTGGTTAACCAATGCACTGATATTGTACGGAGTCACTGCTTTTCCTAAAATACGTAAatataacattaaatttttaaaagtgtCAAAAGGAAGCTTATTTATATACCTGGATTTTGTTTAAGATAATTGTCGATGGAAGTTGAATAGTGAGCTTTAAGAGGACCCATCATCGCAACATCTAATGGCTGCACCTTATGCGACGTGTGTGGTGGGATACAAATTACTCgtacgaaatttcgtttcgcCTTTTCGAGCATCGGCAAATTCCGCGTATGGGTGGAATGTCCATCCAAAACCAACAGCACTGGAGAATCAATAGTAGGTCGAGTGTATGACAAGAAATGGTCGAACCATTCCACGCAGGTATTGATTGTGCTCCATCCACTTGGGTTGCACGCAAACACCGAACCTTCTGGGGCACCAAATTTCAATGCGTCGTTCATTCTTTGTCTCGCAAAAATGAACATTGGAGGCAGAAACTCTCCGGAAGCAGACATTGCCATTACTACTGTAGTATTCACGCCTCGTTCACTGGACGAAATGCCTGCTACTTGGTGCTGTCCTTTTCGAGCAACAATTTTTGGTGGCTTTGTTTGCACctgtaaaacaaaattcaaagaaCGTTATGAATATTCGGTTAGCTGTATACGATTCAATGTAG comes from Armigeres subalbatus isolate Guangzhou_Male chromosome 2, GZ_Asu_2, whole genome shotgun sequence and encodes:
- the LOC134209771 gene encoding uncharacterized protein LOC134209771; the encoded protein is MVRNYVRKTSRRSWTLEQLQSAITAVKNGTSKNYASREYGVPKKTLLRYLSKDNHPASVSRFGSFCSVFTKEQEDELMTHILFMSECYYGLSQRDIRNLAYELAVLNEIPHPFNASGRLAGYDWLKCFLKRHPELSLRSAENTSLAQATGFNRSSIQKFFNLLESILNVHQYPAHRIWNMDETGFSTVQTKPPKIVARKGQHQVAGISSSERGVNTTVVMAMSASGEFLPPMFIFARQRMNDALKFGAPEGSVFACNPSGWSTINTCVEWFDHFLSYTRPTIDSPVLLVLDGHSTHTRNLPMLEKAKRNFVRVICIPPHTSHKVQPLDVAMMGPLKAHYSTSIDNYLKQNPGKAVTPYNISALVNQAFVKSASVQVAQNGFRATGIHPFNRSVFTDADFAAADFLQSSKNASLPLTETSSQGPAINNVVLANGEGNAAGSSDVVSTVTIDHIDEDKYYIIKKNGDIIIGPILNLEYTLAETVQVSIDLFDTGRHNSFADSTPNECAEPIVGQIDDDVGNDRSQAADRENILPTKQQHNLWREIYLALVRIVGSRLVETTNGVLRRTIDDGVLWNDVVRNVKGVTLSRGDSDFHLLQ